The nucleotide window CTCTATATTCAGTACCAACAGGAGAGAAAAGCAATTACCGTCTACAAAACCGCTGTCGACGTTAATGCAGAATATATCAAAGGCCATCTCATGCTCGGTTTACTTTATGAACAGTATGACCAGTCAAAGGAATCCGAGTACCATCTGGAAATTGCCCACCAACTTGCCCAAAAAGCAGCTGAAACGATGCCAAATGTGAAAAATCTCAATATGCTGGGCGCGATCTATCTTGCCATGAAAGACTATCACCGAGCAGAAACTACTTTTCAAAAGACTCTTAAATTGGCACCCGATAACAAACAGGTTCAGGAATACCTCCAGCAAGTGCACCAAGCAAAAAAAAGAGAGTCGGGCTGATTTGGAATGCGATACCCAATCCGTTTAATTCTCATAGCCTATTTAATGACCCCATTCTGCTGGGCAGGTGCTGAAGGTAACATTTTATTTACTGAGGTCACAGAGGCAGCAGGACTCCAGTTTCATCACGTTGATGGCAGAAGCGGTCAGAGATACTTTCTGGAAACGGTCGGGTCCGGGGCTGCCTTTTTTGACTATGACAGCGATGGTTTCGTCGATATATATTTTGTTAACGGCGCAGATTTACCCGGCTTTAACTCACCCATACCACCAACCAATCGGCTTTATCGTAACAATGCGGACGGCACCTTTACCGAGGTCACGGAACAGGCAGGCGTTGGAGATACCGGTTACGGTGCAGGTTGCGCTGTCGCGGACTATGACAACGACGGCGATCTGGATTTATATGTGACGAATTTTGGCGCGAATGTGCTTTACCGAAACAATGGCGACAGCACTTTTACCGATGTCACACAGCATACGGGAGTCGGAGATAATCGATGGAGTCTTGGCTGCGCCTTCGCCGATTATGACAATGATGGCTTCGTTGATTTGTATGTCACGAACTACATTGACTTCCACTTTGAAACCCACACCAGCTGCACACAAAAAGGCGTGGCGACCTACTGCCCCCCCGAAAGTTTTCAGGGCGCGCCAGACATCTTATATCGCAATAACGGCGATGGAACGTTCACCGATGTCACCACCGTCGCTGGCGTCTATAATGAAGATGGCAAAGGGATGGGGGTCGTGTTCGGAGACTATGACAACGATGGAGACGCAGATTGTTATATTGGCAACGATGCTGGGGAGAATTTTCTCTATCAGAACAGGGGGGATGGCACATTTACAAACGTCGGCTGGATGGCAGGTGTGGAAGCCGATGAAAACGGGAACGTACAGGGGACGATGGGCGTCGATTTTGGGGATTATGACAATGATGGACTGTTAGATCTCATCGCGATTAACTATCAACAACAGCCCAATGCCCTCTACCGCAACGATAACGGCAACTTTTTCACCGATGTATCGTTTGTAGCCGGTATGGCTGACAGCCTTCCTTATGTTGGCTGGGGGGTCGATTTTTTTGACGTGGATAACGATGGAGATAAAGACCTGTTAATCGCCAACGGTCATCTTCAGGACACAGTCGAAAAATACGACGACACCACGACCTATGCGCAACGCAACCACCTGTTGATTAACAACGGACGCGGGGGCTTCACTGATGAATCGGTGAAAGCCGGAAGTGCGTTGCAATCGCGCAAGGTGAGTCGCGGCATCGCTACGGCGGATTATGATAATGATGGCGACTTAGACGTACTCATCTCCAATGCCAATGACTCTCCCCAACTTCTTCGCAACGATGGTGGAAATCAGGGCAATTGGATTCTGATTCGCACAATTGGGACGCGGAGCAATCGAACAGGCATCGGGACACGGGTGAAAATTCAAACCGACGGCTTGACCCAAATTGATGAAGTACGGGGTGGGTCCGGTTATCTCTCTCAAAATGACCTACGCCTTCATTTCGGAATTGGCACTCATAAACGCATCGACCGTATCGAAGCGAGGTGGCCCAGCGGGATCGTGGACATCATACGAGATATCGCACCGAACCAGATAATCACCATCACGGAAGGCTCTGCCCCAGAGCAGCGCTACTGATTCACACCAGCAGTCCCTCGAGAAAAAAATGAACTTCATAATACTTGACTTATTTTGGTGCGGATCGATTAACTCGCGTCAGACTGGCGACTCTGCGCTTTTGTATTTTTCCAGTCGCCTCGCTTGAACCAGTACCCTATAAGGAGACATTGCACAACGTTTGATACAGCAATCCCCCACCAAATCCCCGTTAGTCCTATCAACTGGGAAAGCACAATCACCAATGTCAACCCAATCCCAAATTGAGACAATCCTGTAATCGTCATCGGGGACCTCGTGTCTCCAGCACCATTAAGCGCACGCCCCAAGACACTGGCGACAACCATGAACGCAAATGTCGCTGCAAGATAACGCAAATAAACATTTCCAATTTTAATGACAGCCGGGTCGTTCGTAAACCAACCGACGAAGAACTGAGGGGTCGTGAACAAGAAAATGCTGATAAACGTAACTACCGCTGTTGCTAAGAGGCTACCTAAATGCGCGGATTTTTCGGCGCGATCAATACGGTTGGCTCCGATATTCTGCCCAACCATTGGTGCTGTAGCGTTTGAGAAAGCAGTTCCAAAATGCATAACAAGGCTACGCAACCGCATACAGATAGCGTAGGAAGCCACGGGATTGGTGCCAAAGACAGCGACAACTCGAATAAACAACACACGGGAACCATGCCGCAACAACGCCTGCATGGAAGTAAAAATCCCCAAACTCATGATTTGCCCCCACGTTGAAAGGTCAGGACGACGTTCAACATGACGCAGAGAAATCACACTCCGTCCTCTGA belongs to Candidatus Poribacteria bacterium and includes:
- a CDS encoding CRTAC1 family protein, whose translation is MTPFCWAGAEGNILFTEVTEAAGLQFHHVDGRSGQRYFLETVGSGAAFFDYDSDGFVDIYFVNGADLPGFNSPIPPTNRLYRNNADGTFTEVTEQAGVGDTGYGAGCAVADYDNDGDLDLYVTNFGANVLYRNNGDSTFTDVTQHTGVGDNRWSLGCAFADYDNDGFVDLYVTNYIDFHFETHTSCTQKGVATYCPPESFQGAPDILYRNNGDGTFTDVTTVAGVYNEDGKGMGVVFGDYDNDGDADCYIGNDAGENFLYQNRGDGTFTNVGWMAGVEADENGNVQGTMGVDFGDYDNDGLLDLIAINYQQQPNALYRNDNGNFFTDVSFVAGMADSLPYVGWGVDFFDVDNDGDKDLLIANGHLQDTVEKYDDTTTYAQRNHLLINNGRGGFTDESVKAGSALQSRKVSRGIATADYDNDGDLDVLISNANDSPQLLRNDGGNQGNWILIRTIGTRSNRTGIGTRVKIQTDGLTQIDEVRGGSGYLSQNDLRLHFGIGTHKRIDRIEARWPSGIVDIIRDIAPNQIITITEGSAPEQRY
- a CDS encoding MATE family efflux transporter; the encoded protein is MRTSKHDLTRGSISKALLRLAIPTFVSQLLQDLFNIVDMIFVGRLGPAALVAVAMSGNLLRLVSILAHGISTGASILVSQSIGARKRGQSEDIAMQALMLNVVCALCIGVLGYPLAEFGLWLMGVGPEVIPLGVPYLRVMLLGGVMMFLSRTLTAIFRGAGDAMTPMVVLIFSSVVNIILDPLLIFGIWGFPRLGVVGSAYATVIGQGLSVVILLYFCFRGRSVISLRHVERRPDLSTWGQIMSLGIFTSMQALLRHGSRVLFIRVVAVFGTNPVASYAICMRLRSLVMHFGTAFSNATAPMVGQNIGANRIDRAEKSAHLGSLLATAVVTFISIFLFTTPQFFVGWFTNDPAVIKIGNVYLRYLAATFAFMVVASVLGRALNGAGDTRSPMTITGLSQFGIGLTLVIVLSQLIGLTGIWWGIAVSNVVQCLLIGYWFKRGDWKNTKAQSRQSDAS